From Armatimonadia bacterium:
AAAGCAGGCCTACGGAGGCACGATCGCCGACCCCAAGCAGCTTAGCGCTCTGGAGAAGAAGATTGCCGAGTTGGACCGCACCAAGGGCCGGCTGGAGGACGAGATTCTTGAGCTGATGGACAAGGTCGAGACTGCCCAGGCGGCGGTTACCAAACAGGAAGCCGTCGTCAAGGACCTCGGCGGTAAGGCGACCTCGGCCAAGACACGCTCGGCCTCGGATTCCGAGCGCCTCCGGACCGAGCTTGCACAGATGAAGGCCCGGCGCGAGGAGCTCGTGGCGATCCTCGACGCCCCGCTCCTGCAGCAGTACGAGACGCTCCTGCAGCGGATTGGGAGCCCGGTTGTGGTGGCGGTCCGCAAGGGTGCCTGCACGGGCTGCAAGCTCTCCCTGCCGAGTTCCTTCGCCCCGCGTCTGCGTGCGGGAGACCAGGTAGTCCGCTGTGAGAGCTGCAAGCGCATCCTGTACCTACCCTCCGGCGA
This genomic window contains:
- a CDS encoding C4-type zinc ribbon domain-containing protein, with translation MADMRTQLDALYELQQIDTGRAMRKRTLQELDGGAGAASVLAQATAELDRVRKVLQENEAQLRDRELQLKSAEDERKNRSKQAYGGTIADPKQLSALEKKIAELDRTKGRLEDEILELMDKVETAQAAVTKQEAVVKDLGGKATSAKTRSASDSERLRTELAQMKARREELVAILDAPLLQQYETLLQRIGSPVVVAVRKGACTGCKLSLPSSFAPRLRAGDQVVRCESCKRILYLPSGESPFRPEDD